A window from Streptomyces subrutilus encodes these proteins:
- a CDS encoding acetoacetate--CoA ligase — protein sequence MTSATQPEPLWAPGPDRIAAARITAFQAWAAERFQAPADGGYPALHRWSVEALDTFWQAVAEWFEVRFTTPYETVLADRSMPGARWFTGATLNYAEHALRAAEDPARAGDAALLAVDETHEPTPVTWAELRRQVGSLTAELRALGVRPGDRVSGYLPNVPEAVVALLATAAVGGVWTSCAPDFGARSVLDRFQQVEPVVLFAVDGYRYGGKTHDRRGTVAELRAELPSLRAVVHIPLLGTQAPEGALDWSALTSGDTPPVFEPVPFDHPLWVLYSSGTTGLPKAIVQSQGGILLEHLKQLGLHCDLGPRDRFFWYTSTGWMMWNFLVSGLLTGTTVVLYDGSPGFPDTGAQWRIAERTGATLYGTSAAYVMACRKAGVHPARDFDLSAVKCVATTGSPLPPDGFRWLHDEVAEDLWIASVSGGTDVCSCFAGAVPTLPVHIGELQAACLGTDLQSWDPSGKPVVGEVGELVVTNPMPSMPVRFWNDPDGSRYRDSYFEMFPGVWRHGDWITLTDHGSVVIHGRSDSTLNRQGVRMGSADIYEAVERLPEIKESLVIGLEEPNGGYWMPLFVHLAPGAALDDGLRARIKETIRAELSPRHVPDEIIEVRAVPHTLTGKRIEVPVKRLLQGAPLAKAVNPGSVDDLDLLHFYEELARTRSRNRD from the coding sequence ATGACCTCAGCCACGCAGCCGGAACCCCTCTGGGCCCCCGGCCCCGACCGGATCGCCGCGGCCCGGATCACCGCCTTCCAGGCCTGGGCCGCGGAACGCTTCCAGGCCCCCGCCGACGGCGGCTACCCGGCCCTGCACCGGTGGTCGGTCGAGGCCCTGGACACCTTCTGGCAGGCCGTCGCCGAATGGTTCGAGGTCCGCTTCACCACGCCCTACGAGACCGTCCTCGCCGACCGCTCGATGCCCGGCGCCCGCTGGTTCACCGGCGCCACCCTCAACTACGCCGAGCACGCCCTGCGCGCCGCCGAGGACCCGGCGCGCGCCGGAGACGCCGCACTGCTCGCGGTGGACGAGACCCACGAGCCCACCCCCGTCACCTGGGCCGAACTCCGCCGCCAGGTCGGCTCGCTCACCGCCGAGCTGCGCGCCCTCGGCGTGCGCCCCGGCGACCGGGTCAGCGGCTACCTCCCCAACGTGCCCGAGGCCGTCGTCGCCCTGCTCGCCACCGCAGCCGTCGGAGGGGTCTGGACCTCCTGCGCCCCCGACTTCGGCGCCCGCAGCGTCCTCGACCGCTTCCAACAGGTCGAGCCCGTCGTCCTCTTCGCCGTCGACGGCTACCGCTACGGCGGCAAGACGCACGACCGCCGCGGGACCGTCGCCGAACTGCGCGCCGAACTCCCCTCCCTGCGCGCGGTCGTCCACATCCCGCTGCTGGGCACCCAGGCCCCCGAAGGCGCCCTCGACTGGTCCGCCCTGACCTCCGGCGACACGCCGCCCGTCTTCGAGCCGGTCCCCTTCGACCACCCGCTCTGGGTGCTCTACTCCTCCGGCACGACGGGCCTGCCCAAGGCCATCGTCCAGTCCCAGGGCGGCATCCTCCTCGAACACCTCAAGCAGCTCGGCCTGCACTGCGACCTCGGTCCGCGGGACCGGTTCTTCTGGTACACCTCCACCGGCTGGATGATGTGGAACTTCCTCGTCTCCGGCCTGCTCACCGGCACCACCGTCGTGCTGTACGACGGCAGCCCCGGCTTCCCCGACACCGGCGCCCAGTGGCGGATCGCCGAACGCACCGGCGCCACCCTCTACGGCACCTCCGCCGCGTACGTCATGGCCTGCCGCAAGGCCGGGGTCCACCCCGCGCGCGACTTCGACCTCTCCGCCGTGAAGTGCGTGGCGACCACCGGCTCCCCGCTCCCGCCCGACGGGTTCCGCTGGCTGCACGACGAGGTGGCCGAGGACCTCTGGATCGCCTCCGTCAGCGGGGGCACCGACGTCTGCAGCTGCTTCGCCGGCGCCGTCCCCACCCTCCCGGTCCACATCGGCGAACTCCAGGCCGCCTGCCTCGGCACGGACCTCCAGTCCTGGGACCCGTCCGGCAAGCCCGTCGTCGGCGAGGTCGGCGAGCTCGTCGTCACCAACCCCATGCCGTCCATGCCGGTCCGCTTCTGGAACGACCCCGACGGCAGCCGCTACCGCGACAGCTACTTCGAGATGTTCCCGGGCGTCTGGCGCCACGGGGACTGGATCACGCTCACCGACCACGGCTCGGTGGTGATCCACGGACGCTCCGACTCCACCCTCAACCGGCAGGGCGTGCGGATGGGCTCGGCCGACATCTACGAGGCCGTCGAACGCCTCCCCGAGATCAAGGAGTCCCTGGTCATCGGCCTGGAAGAGCCGAACGGCGGCTACTGGATGCCGCTCTTCGTCCACCTGGCCCCCGGAGCCGCGCTCGACGACGGCCTGCGCGCCCGGATCAAGGAGACGATCCGCGCGGAACTCTCCCCGCGCCACGTACCGGACGAGATCATCGAGGTGCGGGCCGTCCCGCACACGCTCACCGGGAAGCGCATCGAGGTCCCGGTCAAGCGCCTCCTCCAGGGCGCCCCCCTGGCCAAGGCGGTCAACCCCGGCTCCGTCGACGACCTGGACCTCCTCCACTTCTACGAGGAGCTGGCCCGTACCCGGTCCCGGAACCGCGACTGA